A region from the Arvicola amphibius chromosome 12, mArvAmp1.2, whole genome shotgun sequence genome encodes:
- the Ptgs2 gene encoding prostaglandin G/H synthase 2 — translation MLLRTVLLLAALALSHAANPCCSNPCQNRGECMSVGFDQYKCDCTRTGFYGENCTIPEFLTRIKLLLKPTPNTVHYILTHFKGVWNIVNNIPFLRSSIMRYVLTSRSHLIDSPPTYNVHYGYKNWEAFSNLSYYTRALPPVADDCPTPMGVKGNKELPDSKEVLDKVLLRRKFIPDPQGSNMMFAFFAQHFTHQFFKTDQKRGPGFTRGLGHGVDLNHIYGETLDRQHKLRLFKDGKLKYQVIGGEVYPPTVKDTQVEMIYPPHTPEHLRFAVGQEVFGLVPGLMMYATIWLREHNRVCDVLKREHPEWDDERLFQTSRLILIGETIKIVIEDYVQHLSGYHFKLKFDPELLFNQQFQYQNRIAAEFNTLYHWHPLLPDSFQIEDQEYSYKQFLYNNSILIEHGLTHFVESFTRQIAGRVAGGRNVPVAVKAVAKASIDQSREMKYQSLNEYRKRFSLKPYTSFEELTGEKEMAAELEALYSDIDAMELYPALLVEKPRPDAIFGETMVELGAPFSLKGLMGNPICSPQYWKPSTFGGEVGFKIINTASIQSLICNNVKGCPFTSFNVQDLQPAETATINASASHSRLDDLNPTVLIKGRSTEL, via the exons ATGCTCCTCCGAACTGTGCTTCTCTTGGCCGCCCTGGCGCTCAGCCACGCAG cAAATCCTTGCTGTTCCAACCCCTGTCAAAACCGTGGTGAATGTATGAGCGTAGGATTTGACCAGTATAAATGTGATTGCACTCGGACAGGATTCTACGGGGAAAACTGCACTATAC CTGAGTTTCTGACAAGAATCAAGTTGCTGCTGAAGCCCACCCCAAACACAGTCCACTACATCCTAACCCACTTCAAGGGAGTCTGGAACATTGTGAATAATATTCCCTTTCTGCGAAGTTCAATCATGAGATATGTGTTGACAT CCAGATCACATTTGATTGACAGTCCGCCAACTTACAACGTGCACTATGGTTACAAAAACTGGGAAGCCTTCTCCAACCTCTCCTACTACACCAGAGCACTTCCTCCTGTAGCCGACGACTGCCCGACTCCCATGGGTGTGAAAG GGAATAAGGAGCTTCCTGACTCAAAAGAAGTTCTGGACAAAGTTCTTCTAAGGAGAAAGTTCATCCCTGATCCTCAAGGCTCGAATATGATGTTTGCATTCTTTGCCCAGCACTTCACTcatcagtttttcaagacagatcagaagcgaggacctgggttcacccGAGGACTGGGCCATGGG GTGGACTTAAATCACATTTATGGCGAAACTCTAGACAGACAACATAAACTGCGCCTTTTCAAGGATGGAAAACTGAAATATCAG GTCATTGGTGGAGAGGTGTATCCTCCCACAGTCAAAGACACTCAGGTAGAGATGATCTACCCCCCTCACACCCCTGAGCATCTACGGTTTGCAGTGGGGCAGGAGGTCTTTGGTCTGGTGCCTGGTCTGATGATGTATGCCACCATCTGGCTGCGGGAGCACAACAGAGTGTGTGATGTGCTTAAACGGGAGCATCCTGAGTGGGACGATGAACGGCTCTTCCAGACCAGCAGGCTCATACTGATAG GGGAGACTATCAAGATTGTGATAGAAGACTACGTGCAGCACCTGAGTGGCTACCACTTCAAACTCAAGTTCGACCCGGAGCTGCTATTCAACCAGCAGTTCCAGTATCAGAACCGCATCGCAGCCGAATTCAACACACTCTATCACTGGCACCCCCTGCTGCCTGACAGCTTCCAGATCGAAGACCAGGAGTACAGCTACAAGCAATTCCTCTACAACAACTCCATCCTCATCGAGCACGGACTCACCCACTTTGTTGAGTCATTCACCAGACAGATCGCTGGCCGG GTGGCCGGGGGTAGGAATGTTCCAGTTGCAGTGAAAGCAGTGGCAAAGGCCTCCATTGACCAGAGCAGAGAGATGAAGTACCAGTCCCTCAATGAGTACCGCAAACGCTTCTCCCTGAAACCGTACACATCATTTGAAGAACTTACAG GAGAGAAGGAAATGGCTGCAGAGTTGGAAGCCCTCTATAGTGACATTGATGCCATGGAGCTGTATCCTGCCCTGCTGGTGGAAAAGCCCCGTCCAGATGCTATCTTTGGGGAGACCATGGTAGAACTTGGAGCACCATTCTCCTTGAAAGGACTTATGGGTAATCCCATCTGTTCTCCTCAGTACTGGAAGCCAAGCACTTTTGGAGGAGAAGTGGGTTTTAAGATTATCAACACTGCCTCCATTCAGTCTCTCATCTGTAATAATGTGAAGGGTTGTCCCTTCACCTCCTTCAATGTGCAAGATCTGCAGCCTGCCGAGACAGCCACCATCAATGCAAGTGCCTCCCATTCCAGACTAGATGACCTCAACCCCACAGTGCTAATCAAAGGGCGCTCAACTGAGCTGTAA